From Puniceicoccaceae bacterium, the proteins below share one genomic window:
- a CDS encoding TonB-dependent receptor plug domain-containing protein encodes MPTVAMAQTDELEDENIYVLSPFEISASENDIGYYTENTTAGSRLNTKLSDLAASITVVSRQQLDDTASTDLNDVFRYELNTEGSATYTPSVQSLRNDGVVDTIAGFTHGGSGSPQTTVTANRIRGIGTPDRTINYYLSVGGLPFDSYNVQSLEINRGPNSMIFGLGSPAGIVNVSTASAFLGKESATLGLRFDDRGSNRASISFNKPVHEKVAIYGAFLYDDKQFERKPSYDETTRAYGAITFQPTKSTRLRFNIEKYDNDNRRPNNLTPRDGVTEWRNAGMPVYDPTTLEVSLLSTGQNLGPYVMSADSMQADRVRDWIMAQPGYDASLWNGDQTQYAGYTIFGEGALTNTSSSRYVPGIVFANNGRPTMQIQDGRTQNWFTGFAGQYRTTYGTAENPAANAPLFPTTADIYANAASDQVYNQRYTASSLWSAPAGVGSYRYPGVTDKSIYNWEKVNVNQMNFGKDEALTYNFEFDQEILPELLNINAGYFHQDYESTTNYTVAQLNVTTLFVDTNVRLPDGRMNPYLGTPYVEDFDPDQFFNKTTNDHYRFMVAFTPDFTDKDGWMGWLGRHQLVGMASRFDSMHQFERRRWNFVAGDEVANGTIRFLKNPNNDANGNPTGWNYQNTGIRRAYYLANPGDPNGKVTRGSGEWNYDRYTGNITTYNYGTNQWEDISMTQEYNLHEATTSRNERRIDTVKAGLTSYLWNERLITTLGVSKDKYRARATTAGAITHPDGSVTPGMTNQEKWVDGRFQKDVLFNRWNVWDELEGTTRTAGAVLYPFRNWNSIENNAANGDGFAQFLQGLGFFYNKSDNFNPPTAAQVDGFGKPLPKPTGEGEDYGVQVTMLDGKLYARLTFFKATNENERTNPGTSISRLVGNVDTTLFRNWARTIALINMGRDPTTQDWDVVAPEEEAALESAISEIWGQDHDYYDNLPGQIYATRSAEAEGVELSVSYNPIRNWTIKVTASQQETKYSNVLKEFDAWYAHRSPVWNNARASDYLLPQYQNFTSYTMFSGREVNLDTFWTSYGYRPEARLDDPWGNYNAQLYYDSVVTPQYAIASDLEGQVAPGQRKNRFNIITNYAFEEGKLAGFNVGGAVRWEDEAVIGYYGRPNPGSGSDDLVLSDVNRPIYDSANTYTDLWLGYRTRIWNDKVGMKLQLNIVNALESGELRVVGVNYDGSPNAFRIIDPRQFILSATFEF; translated from the coding sequence GTGCCTACTGTCGCAATGGCGCAGACGGATGAGTTGGAGGATGAGAACATCTATGTGCTCTCACCCTTCGAGATATCTGCATCGGAAAATGACATCGGGTATTACACCGAAAACACAACCGCAGGTAGCCGACTCAACACCAAGCTCAGCGACCTTGCTGCATCCATTACGGTGGTATCGCGGCAGCAGCTGGACGATACGGCATCGACTGACCTCAACGACGTGTTTCGCTATGAGCTGAATACGGAAGGTTCGGCAACCTACACTCCTTCGGTTCAGTCCCTGCGCAATGACGGTGTGGTCGATACCATTGCAGGTTTCACGCACGGTGGTTCGGGTTCTCCGCAGACCACGGTGACCGCAAACCGTATTCGTGGTATCGGAACTCCAGACCGCACGATTAACTATTACCTGTCCGTTGGTGGACTTCCGTTTGACTCCTACAACGTTCAGTCGCTGGAAATCAACCGCGGTCCGAACTCCATGATCTTTGGTCTGGGAAGTCCTGCGGGTATCGTGAACGTGAGCACAGCGAGTGCGTTCCTCGGAAAAGAATCTGCGACACTTGGGTTGCGTTTCGATGACCGTGGTTCGAACCGTGCGAGCATTTCGTTCAACAAACCCGTGCATGAGAAGGTGGCCATCTATGGTGCGTTTCTCTATGATGACAAACAGTTTGAGCGCAAACCATCCTATGATGAAACGACTCGTGCTTATGGTGCCATCACTTTCCAGCCGACCAAGTCGACCCGTCTGCGTTTCAATATTGAAAAGTACGACAACGACAACCGTCGTCCGAACAACCTGACCCCGCGCGACGGTGTCACAGAGTGGCGCAACGCAGGCATGCCGGTTTACGATCCCACGACACTCGAAGTATCGCTGCTGTCCACAGGTCAGAATCTCGGACCCTATGTGATGAGCGCCGATTCGATGCAGGCAGATCGCGTGCGCGACTGGATCATGGCGCAACCAGGATATGATGCGTCGCTGTGGAATGGAGACCAGACTCAGTATGCAGGTTATACCATCTTCGGTGAAGGCGCGCTGACCAACACATCATCCAGCCGCTATGTTCCCGGAATTGTATTTGCAAACAATGGTCGCCCGACCATGCAGATTCAGGACGGTCGCACTCAGAACTGGTTCACCGGTTTTGCAGGCCAGTACCGCACGACATACGGTACTGCAGAAAACCCGGCGGCAAATGCTCCTCTGTTCCCGACTACGGCTGACATTTATGCAAATGCAGCATCGGATCAGGTTTACAATCAGCGCTACACGGCTTCCAGTCTTTGGAGTGCACCTGCAGGAGTGGGCAGCTACCGCTACCCGGGCGTGACCGACAAGTCGATCTACAACTGGGAAAAGGTGAACGTCAACCAGATGAACTTTGGTAAGGATGAAGCACTCACCTACAACTTCGAATTCGACCAGGAAATTCTTCCTGAGCTGTTGAATATCAATGCGGGTTATTTCCATCAGGACTACGAATCGACCACAAACTACACGGTGGCTCAGCTCAACGTGACGACGCTGTTTGTGGACACCAACGTTCGCCTGCCGGACGGTCGCATGAATCCCTACCTGGGAACTCCGTATGTGGAAGACTTCGACCCCGACCAGTTCTTCAACAAGACGACCAACGACCACTATCGTTTCATGGTCGCCTTCACGCCTGACTTCACTGACAAGGATGGCTGGATGGGTTGGCTTGGACGCCATCAGCTTGTAGGCATGGCATCCCGCTTTGACTCCATGCATCAGTTCGAGCGTCGTCGCTGGAACTTTGTTGCCGGAGATGAAGTCGCCAATGGAACCATTCGTTTTCTGAAGAATCCCAACAACGATGCGAACGGCAACCCGACGGGCTGGAACTACCAGAACACGGGAATCCGTCGTGCCTACTATCTGGCAAATCCCGGAGATCCGAATGGCAAGGTCACACGGGGTTCGGGTGAGTGGAACTATGACCGCTACACCGGAAACATCACGACCTACAACTACGGCACCAACCAGTGGGAAGACATCAGCATGACGCAGGAGTACAATCTGCATGAAGCAACGACATCCCGCAACGAGCGTCGTATCGACACGGTCAAGGCAGGTCTTACCAGTTATCTCTGGAATGAGCGCCTGATCACAACACTTGGGGTGAGTAAGGATAAATACCGTGCTCGTGCAACCACCGCTGGTGCCATCACGCACCCGGACGGAAGCGTTACCCCGGGCATGACTAACCAGGAAAAATGGGTGGATGGCCGTTTCCAGAAGGACGTATTGTTCAACCGTTGGAATGTATGGGATGAACTCGAAGGAACCACGCGCACAGCGGGTGCAGTTCTTTATCCCTTCCGCAACTGGAACTCGATCGAAAACAACGCTGCTAACGGCGATGGATTTGCGCAGTTCCTTCAGGGCCTCGGATTCTTCTACAACAAATCCGACAACTTCAATCCTCCAACTGCAGCGCAGGTGGATGGATTTGGAAAGCCGCTGCCCAAGCCGACTGGTGAGGGCGAGGACTACGGTGTGCAGGTGACCATGCTGGATGGCAAGCTCTATGCCCGTTTGACCTTCTTCAAGGCTACAAACGAAAATGAACGCACCAATCCGGGAACCTCGATCAGCCGTCTGGTGGGCAATGTGGACACCACGTTGTTCCGCAACTGGGCACGCACGATCGCCCTCATCAACATGGGTCGCGATCCGACAACGCAAGATTGGGACGTGGTTGCACCGGAAGAAGAAGCAGCGCTTGAGTCTGCTATCTCCGAAATCTGGGGTCAGGATCATGACTACTATGACAACCTTCCTGGTCAAATCTACGCAACGCGTTCGGCTGAAGCTGAGGGGGTAGAACTCTCGGTCAGCTACAACCCGATTCGCAACTGGACGATCAAGGTGACTGCAAGTCAGCAGGAAACCAAGTACAGCAACGTATTGAAGGAATTCGATGCGTGGTATGCACACCGTTCACCTGTTTGGAACAATGCACGTGCCAGTGACTACCTGCTGCCGCAGTATCAGAATTTCACTTCTTACACCATGTTCAGTGGTCGTGAGGTGAACCTCGATACTTTCTGGACCAGTTATGGATATCGTCCGGAAGCTCGTTTGGATGATCCATGGGGCAACTACAATGCGCAGCTCTACTACGACAGTGTGGTGACTCCGCAGTACGCGATTGCCAGCGATCTTGAAGGTCAGGTGGCTCCAGGACAGCGCAAGAATCGCTTCAACATCATCACCAACTACGCGTTTGAAGAAGGCAAGCTCGCTGGATTCAATGTGGGGGGTGCTGTTCGCTGGGAAGACGAAGCTGTCATTGGTTACTATGGACGTCCGAATCCGGGCAGTGGTTCCGATGATCTGGTGCTTTCTGACGTGAATCGTCCGATCTATGACAGTGCCAACACCTATACCGACCTGTGGTTGGGTTACCGCACGAGGATCTGGAATGACAAGGTGGGCATGAAGCTCCAGCTGAATATTGTGAACGCTCTGGAAAGCGGTGAGCTGCGTGTGGTTGGTGTGAACTATGATGGTTCACCCAATGCCTTCCGTATCATCGATCCGCGCCAGTTCATTCTCAGCGCGACCTTCGAATTCTGA